A segment of the Yersinia rochesterensis genome:
AGTTTTGATCGTGTAGGACAAAGGTATATCCATTAATAAAATCATGCTGCTTAGCCAAATCAAATAATTTGGGTGACTTTAATATAATATTTTCATCCCAAGAAAAAGGTGTAACCCGATGTGCTGCAGTAAGAAGAACCGGATCTATAAACTGAAAGTTATTCTGTATATAAAAATCAACCCATTTATCTCTATTGGAAATAGCCGTAAAATCACAAGGATTTCTCTTGTTCATGATTGCATATGCATATTTGATATTATTGTATTTTTCGAGTTTTCGTTCAAGTTGTTTCTTTATGCTAGAATTAATTAATTTGTTTTTGAAAAATAATTTATTCAAGGTCCATCTCCTTAATAAAATATATTTTTATTAAGAGATAGTATACCAAGTGGATTTATCTGTAAATAACCTATTGCTTGATGATTTATAGTAATAAATATTAAAAAAATATTTGCCATAATAATGCTTTTTAATATGCATGTATTTCATATGGAAAGTGAGTTTATAATTTTTCTAATAATAAAGTATTTATATTAATTAAAAATAACGTTACATTTTAAAGTACAGTCCTAGATTGTACCTTAGTACCATTACTATCGTTTATCTATATGCGTATAATACTCACAATAGGTTGATGGAGATATTTGGCATCAAAATTTTGGTGGCGATTTTTTATTATTAACTGTCTGTTAAATTAACTTTTGTGTATGGGGGTTATATTGAAAGGGGGTTTTATGATCAAAAAAATATCAGATTGGCATCCTGCGGATATAATCGCAGCGATACATAAAAAAGGATCTTCTCTCTCCGCGATATCGCGAAGTTCGGGTTTAAGTTCAAGTACGCTTACCAATGCGCTAAAAAGACCTTGGCCTAAAGGCGAGTATATAATTGCAAGTTTCTTAGATGTTCATCCATCAGAAATATGGCCGACAAGATATTATGACCCACATTCAGGAAAGCGGATAAATAGGGAGGATAAAATAAGAAAGAAAATTAAAATTTTATTATGATAAGTCACTATAAGGCATATTTGTTAAATGATATGATTTTTATGTGTGCGGCTAACGCTATATTAATGAGGAAAAATCATGAATTTGGGCGCTTTGATTTCTGAAAGTCGCAATCCGGCCACGATGGATTTGGATAAACTCTCCACTTTGGAGATGCTAACCCGCATTAATGATGAAGACCGTAAAGTGCCGGAGGCGATTCGTTTGGTGCTACCCAACATTGCTCGCGCGGTAGATTTAGCGGCTAAAGCTTTACAGGCCGGAGGCCGGTTGATTTATCTGGGGGCCGGCACCAGCGGGCGGCTTGGCGTTTTAGATGCCTCGGAATGCCCGCCGACCTTCGGTGTACCTCATGGTAGGGTCATCGGCTTAATTGCTGGTGGCCCCGGCGCGCTACTCAAAGCGGTGGAGGGCGCTGAGGATGATATGTCACTCGGCGAGCGGGATTTGCAAAATTTACAGTTGACCTCGACGGATATGGTGGTCGGGCTAGCCGCCTCGGGCCGCACCCCCTATGTCATTGGCGCGCTGCGGTATGCCCGCCAGCTTGGGTGCCCTACTGCGGCCATTTCCTGTAACCCGGATTCTCCTATCGCGCAAGAAGCGCTAATCGCGATTTCGCCTGTCGTTGGGCCAGAGGCGCTGACCGGCTCGACCCGCATGAAATCGGGCACGGCACAAAAATTAGTGTTAAATATGTTATCGACTGGCGCGATGGTGAAGCTCGGCAAGGTCTATCAAAATCTGATGGTGGATGTAAAAGCGACCAATATAAAATTAATCGATCGCGCATGCCGCATTGTGGTTGAAGCTACCGGAGCCAGCCGTACAGAGGCGGAAAATGCATTGTCGCAAACTGAATTTGAAGTCAAACCGGCTATATTGATGATTCTAAAAGGAGTCAGTGCGGAGCAAGCTCATCAGGATTTACAGCGGCATAATGGATATTTACGCGCCGCATTGTAAGGCTGATTTGTATGGGGCGATGCCCCCCGTATTTATTGATTAGTTATTGATTAAGTTATTGATTAAATTTACGGGATTTAAATGATAAAGGTTTTGAACGCAGAGCAAACTGACACGACTGAACCGCCAGCGGAAAGTGTCAAGCGGGTTGTCTTCTTTGATTTAGACGGCACTTTGCATCAACAGGATATGTTTGGCAGCTTTTTGCGTTTTCTGCTGCGCCATTTGCCACTGAATATATTGTTGGTCATTCCATTGCTGCCAGTTATTGGATTGGGGCTATTGGTGGGCGGGCGTTGCGCTCGTTGGCCAATAAGTTTATTGCTGTGGGCCATCACTTTTGGCCGCCCTGAAGCCCATCTGAGAGATTTAGAACTGCGCTTTGTGAATGATTTTCGCCAAAAAGTGACTGAATTTCCGGTGGTGATGATGCGCTTGCGCCAATATCTCGAGAGCAGCGATGCTCAGGTGTGGCTGATTACCGGCTCACCGCAACGGCTGGTCGAGCAGGTTTATCACGATTCAGACTTTATTCAGCATTTACGGCTGGTGGGTAGCCGCATGGCACGGCGCAATGGCGGGTGGGTATTGCCACTGCGCTGTTTAGGGCCAGAAAAAGTGCTGCAATTAGAACAGCGCTTGGGGTCGCCACTGAAACTCCACAGCGGTTACAGTGACAGTAAGCAGGATAATCCGCTGCTGCATTTTTGTGAACACCGCTGGAGAGTCAGTAAAACCGGCGAATTACAACAGTTAGAATAAGCCACCGAGTGCCAAAGCCCACTGAAGTTATTCATCACGTTTCTCTAGTGAGTCACATCATTTTCATGGTGACCGACCCGCCAGATCCGCTCTGCATGCCGCCCCAGTAACCACAAACTGATGCCGAGCAACAGGAAGAAAATAGTTTTCGGCATAGCATCCCAGAAAAATTCAAAGAAACGGGTATACAAGTTGATAGCCAAAAATGTCAGGCCAAAGCCGCGTAGCATGGCATCATCGCGCTTTAACCCCAGCCAGATGGCTGCCGCGGCGGCGAGAGCAAATAATAAACTCCAATGGAGCAGTTCAATCTGGCGTATTTGATACCAATGGTCGATATCGCCGTAATTGCCAAAAATAGACAATAGCCACAGGGCAATAAATAGATAAAGCAGCCCCATAGCCTGCGAAACCCTGTCCAGCCGACGTGCCGCGAGTTGTGGTTGTAATGCCAATGCACTGGCGCACAGCAGTAAGCCGAAGGCGATAAAGCGGGTTGGGTAGCTCATTCCCAGCCAGTAAGCGCCCCAACCAGACATGTAGCCAGTTTCTGCACCAAAAGTATTACCCAGTGACAGCAAGGCAAATAGCCAGACGAGAGGGGCGCGGCCAAACCAGCCGACCGCCGCGTAAATCAGGGTGCCGAGCAACAATAATACCGAGATGCGGCCACTGCCATTATCTAGCCATTCGCCAAGTTGGCCGATAGCAGCGGCAGTAAAAATGACACCGAGGAACAACACGGCCTCATTGCTATAGATTTTGCTGGCGTCTTGTCGGCGGCGGTGAAATCCCCAGCCGTAAAAAGCCGCCGCTAAGATGGCGGTGACTGCTACCCGAACCGGAGGATCAAAGCGGAAAAATTGACTGATCCAGGCTAATAGGAAAGTATCAGCCATCAAGCTGCCAATCGCGATGACCAGTGAGGCCAGTGCAGCAAGGAAGGCATAACCCGCCAGCCTGCGCCAGTCGAAAGGTTGAACATCAATATTTGCCAACAAACGCTGATGTTCTTCTGCGGGAATAACACTTTCTTTGGCCCATCCATCAAGGGTTTTGCGCACAATTGCCGCATTTTTCTTGCTGAGTTTCATTGCTCTGGTTTCCCTCTACAGTTGCACATTATATGCATCAGAAACGATTCCTATTCTGACGGAACATTAACTGATCATTATATGTTGAGCTACTTTATAGTGAATTTAGTGGCGATAGTGATTGCTGTGTATAATGCACGCCGCAAAAGTGCCAGAGAGGTTAATGTGTCCATTGATAATAATTTTTCTTCTGAATGTGATTCGCCAACTGAATATAGTGATGGGTACTGGATGCAGCGGGCACTCGCATTGGCGTTGCGCGCGCAAGCAGAGGGCGAAGTCCCGGTGGGCGCGGTATTAGTGCTGGATAATCAGATAATTGGCGAGGGCTGGAACCGCTCTATTGGTGATAATGACCCCACCGCGCATGCTGAAATCATGGCGCTACGCCAGGGGGGGCAAGCAGTGCAGAATTATCGTCTGATAGATGCCACTTTATATGTCACTCTGGAACCCTGTGTGATGTGCGCTGGTGCTATGGTACACAGCCGCATTCGCCGGCTGGTCTATGGCGCTAATGATCTAAAAACCGGTGCGGCGGGATCATTGGTGGATATTTTACGTCACCCTGGAATGAACCATCAGATAGAGATAACGGCGGGAGTGTTGGCCGATGCTTGTTCCCACCAATTGAGCGCCTTTTTCCGCTTGCGGCGCGAACAACAAAAAGCCTTGAAACGCGCCGCAACTGATAAATAAGCCATACTCAAAGTCATTGGGGTTGCTGGTAGGCAGCAACTGAGAGACAAATCGGTCGGGAACCGATTTGAACAGCATTTATGCTAGCCCGCAGGGTGAGCCTCAAGGATGAGGCTCATTAATACCGATGAGCTTACTCAAGTAAGAACAGTATATTAGTTATTGATTGACCAGCCGGGGCCGACGACCGGATAGGCTTTACCCAGTTCGGCTTCAATCGCAGCATGTTGAGCGGCTTTTCTCTCTTTTTCCTGCAAATAACCCACCAAACTCACCTGATAGCGGCGGATGTTTTCAACGTAGTTATAGGCCTCGTGACCCCGGGCATAGCCATAGGTGGTGCTCGGGTAGTAGCTCTTCTGGCTCAACATCGGTAGGCGCATTTTTACGTCCACCCAACTGTCTGGATTACCATTTTGTTTTTTGGTCAGCTTGCGGGCATCAAGCATATGGCCATAACCCATATTATATGACGCCAGTGCGAACCAAATTCGCTCATCTTCTGGGATGGTCTCCGGCACTTTTCGCATCAGCCGTTGTAAGTAAATCGAACCGCCTTTGATACTCTCTTCAGGATCAACTCGGTCTTTCACGCCCAAGCCACTGGCGGTGGCCCGTGTGAGCATCATCAGGCCGCGCACCCCTGTGGGTGAGGTTGCTTGCGGATTCCAATGGGATTCTTGATAGGCGATCGCGGCCAGTAATTTCCAGTCAATTTCACCGGCATGCTTTTCAAATAAGGGCTGGAAAGAGGGCAGCACATTATCAATGGCGGAGAGGAATGTTTTGGTGTCGACATAATCAAAACTGCCGACATGGCCGAGATATTTTTCCTCCAGACGCGCCAAACTGCCGTCTTCTACCATCTCACTGTAGAAATCAAGCATCGCCGCATACAGGCTGTCATCATTACTTTGCTGGAAATACCAAGTCACCGGTTCTTCATCCGTGACGTCAAAAGCCACTGCTAATTGTGGGTGAATACGTTGCAGCAGAGCAATAGTGACAGAATCCCCAAGGGTATAGTCGAGCTTACCGTCAGCGACTTGCTCCAGTAATTCTTTACCGGAGCGATCAACCGATGACCCCCAGTTCAGATCTGGATATTTGGTCTTTTTAAGCTGTTTCAAGGTGGTCATATGGGCCGAGCCGGAGGCAATAATCAGCTGGCCTTTCAGGTCACTAAATGATTTAGGCCGCGGTGAACCCAAACGGTAGACTAATTGTTGCGACACGGAATAGTAGGCAGGGCCAGTACGCGCCCGATTAAGGCGTTCGCGGTTATAAATCAGCCCAGCAGCAATGAGGTCGGCATCGTCACTATCTAAAGCATCAAATAAGTCGTTGATATTATGATGGGGGGTCATCACCAGCTTAACCCCCAGATAATCAGCAAACCGTTGTGCCAGCTCATAGTCGAGGCCGGAAGATCCGTCCTTTCCGGTAGAGTAGATCAGTGGTGAACTTATTGTGCTAACTCGCAGTTCACCACGGGCTTTTATACGGTCCAGTTGCCCTTCTTGCCCATTGCGCCAAGGAATATTGGGCCACAACGCGAGAGCCAGAAGTAAGGCAACTAGCCCGATGACAAAGTAATTTAATTTTATGCGCGTCAAATAGTTATCTCTCGGCAGCGCTCTTTATATGTGTATTTTGAAGCATAATTCGACATGGTTAAATCCCCAGTGGAGCGGCATTTTGCGTAATAATTCGTCAGTGTGCAACTTTATTGCGAGCTTATTGATCAGGTATTCGATGTATATCTCTAACAAAACTTTCTGACGCAATTATGAATAATTGCTACGCAAACGGTTTCGTCGGCGGCTCAGATTCACTATAATAGCGCGCGTTTTCCCCTGTTTTGCGTCAATGCATGCTGCGCCCAATGAAGTGCTGTCCCAGTCGCTTCGAAGAGAGAGAAACTTTGATTATGGAAATACTGCGTGGTTCGCCCGCTTTGTCGGCTTTTCGAATTACCAAACTGCTGTCCCGCTGCCAGGATGCTCATCTGCCGGTAGATGATGTCTATGCCGAATATGTTCACTTTGCCGATGTTAGCGCCCCCTTGAGTGCTGACGAACACGCCAGACTCCAGCGGCTGCTTAAGTATGGGCCATCTCTCCCAGAACATGCGCCAGAAGGGCGTTTATTATTGGTGACGCCAAGACCGGGGACGATTTCTCCATGGTCTTCCAAAGCGACTGATATTGCACATAATTGTGCACTGCCACAGGTTTTGCGCCTGGAGCGCGGTCTGGCCTTCTATATACAAGGCTCGAATCTGAGTGAAAACCAATGGCAGCAATTGTCAGCATTGCTGCATGACCGCATGATGGAAACGGTCTTCACTGATTTACAGCAAGCCGAGCAACTGTTCTCTCACCATCAGCCCGCCCCGGTACAACGGGTGGATATCTTGACGCAGGGCCGTAGTGCACTGGATCAGGCCAATATTAAATTGGGCCTGGCACTGGCTCCGGATGAAATTGATTATCTGTTGGCCGCGTTTACTGGCCTTGGGCGCAACCCGACAGATATCGAGCTGTATATGTTTGCTCAGGCAAACTCTGAGCATTGCCGCCATAAGATTTTTAATGCGGACTGGAAAATTGATGGTGTTGAACAGCCTAAATCGCTGTTTAAGATGATCAAAAACACCTTTGAACACACCCCAGATTACGTGCTGTCGGCCTATAAAGACAATGCGGCGGTAATGGAAGGTTCTCAAGTCGGGCGCTTCTTTGCTGCGCCAGAAAATGGCGTTTATGGCTACCATCAGGAAGAGGCGCATATCCTGATGAAAGTTGAAACTCACAACCACCCGACGGCGATTTCACCGTGGCCGGGTGCCGCTACCGGCTCGGGCGGGGAAATCCGTGATGAGGGAGCCACCGGGCGCGGTGCTAAACCGAAAGCCGGTTTGGTGGGCTTCTCGGTGTCTAACTTGCGTATCCCCGGTTTTGAACAGCCATGGGAAGAGAATTTCGGTAAACCCGATCGCATTGTGACCGCGCTGGATATCATGACCGAAGGCCCATTGGGCGGCGCGGCGTTTAACAATGAATTTGGTCGCCCGGCGCTGCTGGGTTACTTCCGTACCTATGAAGAGCGCGTCAATAGCCATAACGGCACGGAACTACGTGGCTATCATAAGCCGATCATGCTGGCGGGTGGGATTGGCAATATTCGTGCTAATCATGTGCAGAAAGCGGAAATCACCGTGGGTGCCAAGCTGGTGGTGCTGGGTGGCCCCGCAATGAACATTGGTTTGGGCGGCGGTGCGGCTTCTTCCATGGCCTCCGGCCAATCTGATGCGGATCTGGATTTTGCTTCGGTACAGCGCGATAACCCAGAAATGGAACGCCGCTGTCAGGAAGTGATCGACCGCTGCTGGCAGTTGGGCGACCACAACCCCATCCTGTTTATTCATGACGTCGGTGCCGGTGGTTTGTCCAACGCGATGCCAGAACTGGTGAGTGACGGTGGCCGTGGTGGCCGTTTTGAACTGCGTGATATTCTTAACGACGAACCGGGCATGAGCCCGTTGGAAGTGTGGTGTAATGAATCTCAGGAGCGCTATGTCATGGCCATTGCTCCTGCGCAGATGGCACAGTTTGATGAAATTTGCCGCCGTGAACGTGCGCCATATGCCGTCATCGGCGAAGCGACTGAAGAAAAACATCTGACTTTGAATGATCGCCATTTCGATAATCAACCTATTGATATGCCGTTGGATGTGCTGCTAGGTAACACGCCGAAAATGCTGCGCGATGTCACCCGCCTACAGGCTCAGGGTGAGGCTCTGCAACGGGCTGAAATCAGCATTGCTGATGCGGTAAAACGTGTGATGCACTTACCGGCGGTAGCAGAGAAAACCTTCCTGATCACCATTGGCGACCGCACTGTGACCGGCATGGTCACCCGTGATCAGATGGTCGGCCCGTGGCAGATTCCGGTGGCAGATTGTGCAGTAACCAGCGCCAGCCTGGACAGTTACTATGGCGAGGCGATGTCACTGGGCGAACGTGCGCCAGTGGCTTTACTGGATTTTGCCGCTTCAGCCCGCTTAGCGGTTGGCGAAGCATTGACCAATATCGCCGCGACCCAAATTGGCGAACTCAAGCGCATTAAACTGTCAGCCAACTGGATGTCCGCCGCCGGTCACCCCGGTGAAGATGCCGGTTTGTATGAAGCAGTGCGCGCCGTGGGTGAAGAGTTATGCCCGGCGCTGGAAATTACCATCCCGGTGGGCAAAGACTCTATGTCGATGAAAACCCGTTGGCAGGAAGGGGATGAACAGCGCGAAATGACTTCGCCGCTATCATTGGTGATTACTGCTTTTGCCCGTATTGAAGATGTCCGTCACACCGTTACTCCGCAGTTGCGTACTGACAAAGGTGACAATGCGCTGCTGCTGATTGATTTGGGTGCGGGCCATAATGCACTGGGGGCCACGGCGTTGACTCAGGTTTATCGTCAGTTAGGGGATAAACCGGCAGATGTACGTGATGTGCAACAACTGGCGGGCTTCTTCAACGCGATGCAGCGTTTGGTCGCCGATCAAGCATTGTTGGCTTATCACGACCGCTCTGATGGCGGTCTGTTAGTGACATTGGCTGAAATGGCCTTTGCCGGTCATTGTGGTGTGCAAGTTGATATTCAATCCTTGGGTGACGATGCGCTGGCCGCCTTGTTTAACGAGGAGTTGGGAGCGGTGATTCAGGTGCGTGCCGAGCAGCGAGCCGCAGTGGAGAAAGTGCTGGCAGACCATGGCCTGACAAACTGTGTCCATTATCTGGGCGGTGCTGTTGAAGGAGATATTTTTGACATCCACCGCGGTACTGACCTGGTATACAGCGAAAAACGTAGCACCCTGCGCTTGTGGTGGGCTGAAACCACTTGGCAGATGCAGCGCTTGCGCGATAATCCAGATTGCGCCGATCAAGAGCATCAAGCTAAACAGGATGAGCGCGACCCTGGCCTGAATGTGAAACTGACCTTTGATCCCGCTGAAGATATCGCCGCACCTTATATTATCAAACAGGCGCGACCAAAAGTTGCGGTGCTGCGTGAGCAGGGAGTTAACTCTCACGTTGAGATGGCCGCTGCTTTCCACCGTGCCGGTTTTGATGCTGTTGACGTGCATATGAGTGACTTGCTGGCGGGGCGCACTGATTTGCAATCTTTCCAGACTTTAGTCGCTTGTGGCGGTTTCTCTTACGGCGATGTATTGGGCGCAGGCGAAGGTTGGGCGAAGTCCATTCTGTTCAATGACCGCGTGCGTGATGAGTTCGAGGCTTTCTTCCACCGCCCAGAAACACTGGCGTTGGGCGTTTGTAACGGTTGCCAGATGATGTCTAATCTACGCGAGCTGATTCCGGGTGCTGAGCACTGGCCACGATTTGTTCGCAATCTGTCTGATCGCTTTGAAGCGCGTTTCAGTCTGGTTGAAGTAGCAAACAGCCCATCACTGTTTATGCAGGATATGGCCGGTTCCCGCATGCCAATTGCGGTTTCACACGGTGAAGGTCGGGTTGAAGTGCGCGATGCGGCGCATCTGGCGATATTGGAACAAAGCAACTTGGTGGCATTACGCTTTGTGAACAACCAAGGCGCGGTCACTGAACAGTATCCGGCTAACCCGAATGGTTCAGCGAATGGTATTACGGCGGTAACCAGTGTCAGCGGGCGGGCCACCGTCATGATGCCGCACCCGGAGCGCGTTTTCCGCACTGTCAGCAATTCATGGCATCCGGAAGAATGGGGCGAAGATAGCCCATGGATGCGTATGTTCCGTAATGCTCGTAAGCAATTGGGCTAAATGGACTTAATAGAAGAGGGCATCAGGTTGATGCCCTTTTTTACTTTTATACAATGCAATTTTCTATCTTATTGCCCTAATCTAATATCAAATGTTTGTTGCGATGATTTTTTGTCATTATTATAAACCTCTACAACTAATTCGTAATCTCCACTATTAACCTCATTCGTTAAAAGGGTAACGTCTTTTGATGAATGGTTAATATATCCGGAAGCCTCTCCATATAACGTATTGTTTTTTCTGACATAAGCGAAGTAATTGATATATTCATCTGTGCTTATATTGAATTTAACTTTTGCTCTCCCTTCCACCAATGCATATCTATCTTTTATATCCTCGACTTGAAAGGTGGGGGGGGGGCAGTATTGTCAGACATCATGAAACTACTCGCTGGTTTAATTAATTTTGTAGTTACATTCATAACCTCAAGTGGTGGCTTGATGGCGCTAGCATTCAAGCAAATTATTATGAAGCCCATTGCGCTAGTGAATATGGTAGGGATAATTCTCATGTGAGTACCTCTCTAATGACTGGGTAATAGAGAAACTCTGCGGTAAAAACGATAAGCCACTTTTATCGGCATAAGCTGTTACCGGTGTTTGCGTGTTCTGACTTTTGGCGATTTTTAACATTGACCAGAGCCAGATAATTAGCGTGACCTATTTTTTATGGTGATTAAATATCATAATTTATAATGCGATAGTAATTTTGGCTGTTAGGTAATGAGTTGATAATGTTTTTTGCTTTGAAGCTTAGAGGGTGCAGTAAGAAAGCGGTTTTTAATTTGTTGATTATTAATGCTTTTATTTGTTTTGTCGGGAAGTTGCGACACTGGCGGGTTAGTGTGTCTCAAATGGGAGACATTTAATTGTTTGATTTGTATGGGTTTATTTTTTTTAGTCATTGAGTGTCGGGGATTAGCGACAAAACAAAGATTTATCCCCCTATTTGGTGAGTGATATTGATTTTCTCATTTAATGGTTAAATTAAATATTAATTAAAATCAATGTGTTATGTTTGTTTGTGTGAAGTTGGCACGATACCTGCAATATCTTTATTAGTTGCTCATTCACCTCTTTATGATAGTCCCGCCGTCAAGCGGAATATGCACTTCATAAGCCACCGAATGATGCCAAAGACTGGTGCCTATCGTCCACTTAAACCGATATTGTGTGAATGCACATATCAAACATCGGACGACACGTTGAGTGAGGTGCCGCCTATGTCCTACTGTGATGAGTAGTTCATCAATATTGGACATATCTGGATGCTATTCGTCTCATCCTCCCGATGATTGCCTCGGCTTCATCAAACTGGAGACGATATTTAAGGGCATCCACATATTCTGCGACGGGGCAATTTATTGCCCCGTTGTCACATCTTATTATGGTCAAAGATAAGGTAAAGCTTCCCGTTTTCACGGCAACTGACGATAAAAGCAGGCCTGATGATGATTATGACGATAATGGATAAGCAGCCTTAACTTAAAGCACTTCGCTCACGCTAAGTGCTTTTTTTTTACTTTAATCAAGCGGACAAGTTGCCAACCAAACAGACAAGTTGCGGACATGCCCGCATAAATTGGGTCACAGGCATTGTAATCCTGGCTGAGTCAGTTAGCATCACAACAGAATGATAGGTAATGAGATGATTTCGTTGAAAAGATGGCGTTTGTTCCCCCGTTCTTTACGGCAATTGGTACTCATGGCATTTCTGTTGGTGTTGCTCCCTTTATTGGTGCTGGCATATCAGGCTTATCAAAGTCTTGACCATCTGAGCACCCAAGCGGCTGACATTAACCGCACTACGTTGGCTGATGCTCGCCGCAGCGAAGCGATGACCAGCGTGGCGCTCGAAATGGAGCGCAGCTATCGTCAATACTGTGTGTTAGATGATGTAACGCTGGCTAAGCTCTATCAGCATCAGCGTAAACAGTACGCTCAAATGCTGGATACCCATGCCCCGATTCTGCCCGATGCCCGCTATTACCAAACGTTGCGTGGGTTGCTGACCCAACTTTCTGATATCCAATGTAAAAATAGCGGCCCAGAGCAAAACGCTTCAACTTTATTAGAGCAATTTTCCCGATCGAATGCCGAAATGGTGCAGGCGACGAGGGATGTAATCTTCTCCCGTGGGCAACAGTTACAAAAAGATATTGCCGAACGCGGCCAATTTTTTGGTTGGCAATCCTTGTTACTGTTTTTGGTCAGTGTGCTGTTGGTGGTGTTATTCACCCGCATG
Coding sequences within it:
- a CDS encoding helix-turn-helix domain-containing protein — its product is MIKKISDWHPADIIAAIHKKGSSLSAISRSSGLSSSTLTNALKRPWPKGEYIIASFLDVHPSEIWPTRYYDPHSGKRINREDKIRKKIKILL
- the murQ gene encoding N-acetylmuramic acid 6-phosphate etherase; its protein translation is MNLGALISESRNPATMDLDKLSTLEMLTRINDEDRKVPEAIRLVLPNIARAVDLAAKALQAGGRLIYLGAGTSGRLGVLDASECPPTFGVPHGRVIGLIAGGPGALLKAVEGAEDDMSLGERDLQNLQLTSTDMVVGLAASGRTPYVIGALRYARQLGCPTAAISCNPDSPIAQEALIAISPVVGPEALTGSTRMKSGTAQKLVLNMLSTGAMVKLGKVYQNLMVDVKATNIKLIDRACRIVVEATGASRTEAENALSQTEFEVKPAILMILKGVSAEQAHQDLQRHNGYLRAAL
- the mltF gene encoding membrane-bound lytic murein transglycosylase MltF; amino-acid sequence: MTRIKLNYFVIGLVALLLALALWPNIPWRNGQEGQLDRIKARGELRVSTISSPLIYSTGKDGSSGLDYELAQRFADYLGVKLVMTPHHNINDLFDALDSDDADLIAAGLIYNRERLNRARTGPAYYSVSQQLVYRLGSPRPKSFSDLKGQLIIASGSAHMTTLKQLKKTKYPDLNWGSSVDRSGKELLEQVADGKLDYTLGDSVTIALLQRIHPQLAVAFDVTDEEPVTWYFQQSNDDSLYAAMLDFYSEMVEDGSLARLEEKYLGHVGSFDYVDTKTFLSAIDNVLPSFQPLFEKHAGEIDWKLLAAIAYQESHWNPQATSPTGVRGLMMLTRATASGLGVKDRVDPEESIKGGSIYLQRLMRKVPETIPEDERIWFALASYNMGYGHMLDARKLTKKQNGNPDSWVDVKMRLPMLSQKSYYPSTTYGYARGHEAYNYVENIRRYQVSLVGYLQEKERKAAQHAAIEAELGKAYPVVGPGWSINN
- the tadA gene encoding tRNA adenosine(34) deaminase TadA translates to MYNARRKSAREVNVSIDNNFSSECDSPTEYSDGYWMQRALALALRAQAEGEVPVGAVLVLDNQIIGEGWNRSIGDNDPTAHAEIMALRQGGQAVQNYRLIDATLYVTLEPCVMCAGAMVHSRIRRLVYGANDLKTGAAGSLVDILRHPGMNHQIEITAGVLADACSHQLSAFFRLRREQQKALKRAATDK
- the purL gene encoding phosphoribosylformylglycinamidine synthase: MEILRGSPALSAFRITKLLSRCQDAHLPVDDVYAEYVHFADVSAPLSADEHARLQRLLKYGPSLPEHAPEGRLLLVTPRPGTISPWSSKATDIAHNCALPQVLRLERGLAFYIQGSNLSENQWQQLSALLHDRMMETVFTDLQQAEQLFSHHQPAPVQRVDILTQGRSALDQANIKLGLALAPDEIDYLLAAFTGLGRNPTDIELYMFAQANSEHCRHKIFNADWKIDGVEQPKSLFKMIKNTFEHTPDYVLSAYKDNAAVMEGSQVGRFFAAPENGVYGYHQEEAHILMKVETHNHPTAISPWPGAATGSGGEIRDEGATGRGAKPKAGLVGFSVSNLRIPGFEQPWEENFGKPDRIVTALDIMTEGPLGGAAFNNEFGRPALLGYFRTYEERVNSHNGTELRGYHKPIMLAGGIGNIRANHVQKAEITVGAKLVVLGGPAMNIGLGGGAASSMASGQSDADLDFASVQRDNPEMERRCQEVIDRCWQLGDHNPILFIHDVGAGGLSNAMPELVSDGGRGGRFELRDILNDEPGMSPLEVWCNESQERYVMAIAPAQMAQFDEICRRERAPYAVIGEATEEKHLTLNDRHFDNQPIDMPLDVLLGNTPKMLRDVTRLQAQGEALQRAEISIADAVKRVMHLPAVAEKTFLITIGDRTVTGMVTRDQMVGPWQIPVADCAVTSASLDSYYGEAMSLGERAPVALLDFAASARLAVGEALTNIAATQIGELKRIKLSANWMSAAGHPGEDAGLYEAVRAVGEELCPALEITIPVGKDSMSMKTRWQEGDEQREMTSPLSLVITAFARIEDVRHTVTPQLRTDKGDNALLLIDLGAGHNALGATALTQVYRQLGDKPADVRDVQQLAGFFNAMQRLVADQALLAYHDRSDGGLLVTLAEMAFAGHCGVQVDIQSLGDDALAALFNEELGAVIQVRAEQRAAVEKVLADHGLTNCVHYLGGAVEGDIFDIHRGTDLVYSEKRSTLRLWWAETTWQMQRLRDNPDCADQEHQAKQDERDPGLNVKLTFDPAEDIAAPYIIKQARPKVAVLREQGVNSHVEMAAAFHRAGFDAVDVHMSDLLAGRTDLQSFQTLVACGGFSYGDVLGAGEGWAKSILFNDRVRDEFEAFFHRPETLALGVCNGCQMMSNLRELIPGAEHWPRFVRNLSDRFEARFSLVEVANSPSLFMQDMAGSRMPIAVSHGEGRVEVRDAAHLAILEQSNLVALRFVNNQGAVTEQYPANPNGSANGITAVTSVSGRATVMMPHPERVFRTVSNSWHPEEWGEDSPWMRMFRNARKQLG
- the yfhb gene encoding phosphatidylglycerophosphatase C → MIKVLNAEQTDTTEPPAESVKRVVFFDLDGTLHQQDMFGSFLRFLLRHLPLNILLVIPLLPVIGLGLLVGGRCARWPISLLLWAITFGRPEAHLRDLELRFVNDFRQKVTEFPVVMMRLRQYLESSDAQVWLITGSPQRLVEQVYHDSDFIQHLRLVGSRMARRNGGWVLPLRCLGPEKVLQLEQRLGSPLKLHSGYSDSKQDNPLLHFCEHRWRVSKTGELQQLE